ACAGACTATCAAAAACAGACCATCAAAACGCGCGACGACTGTTAGTGCGTTAGGCGTGGCACGACTATTGATACCGCGAGCTGCGCGCCAAAGCAGCTCACGACGGATAATTTCATCCGTGTTCGGGATCACGCTGCCGAAGCGATGCTGCGGCGCGCGTCCGTTCGGTTGGGCAATGTTTAGCGCCGCGCGAAGCGAGGTTTTCGGGGATCCGGCAGGCCGATCGGTGTCAGGTCTCCCAGCGTCCTCCGTTCCCTCACCAAGTCAGCCAGTTCGGTCCGCATGGCCATCAACCTGGTGGAGCTGCCGGTGCAATCCAGATCGTGGGCGACTTCCTTGCGCATGGCGCCTTCGGTCTCCCGCATTTCCAATCTCAAGGCGCTGATTTTCTTACGGATTTTATTAACTCTGTTGTCCATGGCGAGACCCCTTGCGGTTGCCCACCATAGAGAACAAATATAGAACATAATTGCAAGTGGCCATTTGGACCCCAACGGAGATTCCGATGACGTACGACCGCTATCCCGATCGCCTGCAGGGCCCGATGAGCCGCGGCCAGGCCTCTACCCTTCGGTCCCTTTCGATCGAGGCTTATCAGCCCAAGCAGTTTTCGGAGGATCTGACGGCCGAGGAAGCCGCCAGACGGATCGACGCCCTCCGGCAGGAAATCGAACTGGCAAACTCGTTCTGACGGCCCTGCTTTGGAGCCGTTACCACGCGCCCATCCCCCGGTTGGGCGCCGGAGTTGTCCATTGGCTAAGCGCTCGCCCCCGCTTCAGAGCGGATCAGCGCCGAACCGATTGGGACCGGCGGTACCGCGCTGGCAAGCCCAGTAGATTAGCACGAGCGTACCGATGATCGTGAACGCGAGCAGCACCCACCAGAACGTCCGGTCGATATCGTGGAGGCGGCGAGCGCTGACGGCGAGGCCCGGTAGAAACAGTCCCAGTCCAACAACAGTACCAACAATCCCAAAGCCGAGCGTCGTATCAATGACATTCGCGACAACGGTCGCGATAATGACAAAGAGCGTCCAGTACCAATATTCGGACCGGCTCGCGCGGCCGCCAAATTGAACGTACTTGCTAAAGCACGAAGAAATCGCCTCTGCAAAATTCATGTAATGCTCCCCCGTGTCCGACGTGAGATTCCAATCGCCGGATTAGGTCACAATACCCCGTGTTATTCCAGCTTGGCGTTGGCAGCTCCGGACTCCCGAAGTGTTGAATCGCTGAGCAACCCACGGGGCCAAGACGGCACGCAAACCCCTGCCCCCTCGCGCAATTTGCTGCTATTCATCGCCCCCGTCACGCCGAAATGGCCAACAACCTTGTAACGTTCCCAGGGAGCCAAGAAACATGCGTTATCTCCACACCATGCTGCGCGTCCGCAATCTCGATGTCGCGATGAAGTTCTACCGCGACGCGCTGGGGCTGAAGGAAGTGCGCCGGGTCGACAACGACAAGGGCCGCTTCACTTTGGTGTTTCTGTGCGCCGCCGAGGACGAGGGCCTGTTCAAGGCCGCTCCGCAGAACCGCGGCGCGCCGCTGGTTGAACTCACCTACAACTGGGACGAGGAGAAATACGGCGAGGACCGCCATTTCGGTCACCTCGCCTATGAGGTCGACGACATCTATGCAACCTGCGACCGACTGATGAAGGCCGGCGTCACCATCAACCGGCCGCCGCGCGACGGCAACATGGCATTCGTCCGCTCGCCGGATCTTCATTCCATCGAGCTGTTGCAGAAGGGCGAGCCGAAGCCGCCGGCCGAGCCGTGGGCGTCGATGCCGAACACCGGTCACTGGTAGACCTTGTACAAATTCTTCGTGCACGTCCGCCATCCGGACTACCGGCTGGTGATCAAGGCAGACGCGCCATTTCCTCCCGCCACCGATGAAAGCGAATGGCCGCTGACACGCAGCCGCCATTCCGACGACGTTACTGCGGAAGTGCGCGACGCCGTCGATCGCGACGGCTATTCGCTGTTTCGGATCGGATTGTCGCTCGCGGAAATTCCGAAGCCGTAAAACGCGCGAGCCACGCAGGGATTCCGGTTTCCGCGCAGGAACTGGTTACGGCTTCGCGCGTTCTCCTCCCGATTGCATTTTGAGGAGGCGATAATGGGAAAAGGAATCCTGCTTTGGTTGTTGGGTGTGCCGATCCCGGTGATCATCCTGCTGTGGTTGTTCTTCGGCCACTGAGCACCCTAGCCAACTGCATTTTACGAGAGATCAGGCTCCGCGATAACGACGGGCCTGATTTTTTGTTGGGCTGCCTCACCTGAAAGCGCGCTTTTTCACTGATCTTCAGCTATCAACGCCTCAAGAAGATCAAAGGGAGCAACGCGTGGCTGACAACAACAAACAACAACTGACCATCTGGGGCCGGGCCAATTCGGTCAACGTTCAAAAAGTGCTGTGGTGCCTGCGCGAACTCGATCTCGGCTATGACCGGATCGATGCCGGTCTGCATTTCGGCAAGAACAACGAGCCGCCCTACCTGGCGATGAATCCGAACGGCCGGGTGCCGACGCTGGTCGACGGCGACTTCGTGCTGTGGGAATCCAATTCGGTGATGCGCTATCTGTGCATGGCCTATGGCAAAGACTCGGGCAGCGGTTCACCGATCTATCCGAAAGAGCCGAAAGTGCGTGCCAGTGTCGACCGATGGCTCGACTGGACGCTGTCGACGCTGCAGCCGGTCGATCGGCCGGTGTTTTGGGCGCTGGTGCGCACCCCGCCGGAAAAGCGCGACATGGTCGCGATCCAGAAGGATGCCGACGCCGAAGCCGTGGTGTGGCGGGTCGTCGAGGCGCAACTGGCGACACGGCGCTTCATCGAAGGCGATCAGTTCACGATCGCCGATATCGCGCTCGGCGCTTATGCGCGGCGCTGGCTCGGCGTCGAAGGCATCATCAAGCCCAGGCTGCCGAACCTGGAGCGCTGGTTCGCACAGTTCGTGGGCCGACCCGGTTTCGTCCAGTTCATCGCGCCGCCGATGACATAAGCTGAGCTTTCGACGGTCAGCGCGCGCCCATAGAGGCGCTCGCCCCTGCGCTGACCGCGCCACCGATCTTCACGCAGGTATCGGTGCCTTCGACCTTGACGAAGCCGGCGCCGAACGCCGCGCAGGAATGGGACGACGTCGCGCCCTTCACCGGCAGCAGCCTGCTCGGCTTGGCCGTGTGTCCGGATTTTGGAAAAGCCGGCTGTTCGGCCCGTGCGATCAGGGCTGGCAATGTCGTGACAACGATCGCAAGCAGGAATTTGCGCATCCCGCCTTTTATCGCCTGCCGCGCCGCAGGGCTAGCGGACGAACCTGACACCGACGGATTTGCCGCGACGCCAGACCACCTCGCAGGGCCGCCCGGTTCGGGCATCGCGCGAAAACGCCAGCCGCAATTTGGCCGGTAGCGAGTTGGGATCCTCGATCGTGATCTTCGCACCGGTGCTGGACATGTCGTGCACCACGCACGGCCGCGCAGCAAAGCCACCCTCGAGCGTGATCCAGCCTGCCTGATGCAGCGATTTGCGCAACTCGCGCTGTTTGGTGCCAAAGGCCATGTCGGAAGTTCCCCCCGATCAAAGACCTACGCCACGCGGCTTAAAAAGCCGTTGCGGAATACCTGCTGTTTTCAGCAGTCTCGCAGGCCGCGGCAGCGGGCGGAAAAATGGGCCTAAAAAAGGGGTTTTCGGGCGGCTTGCCCGCCCGGCGAAACGCCACTATACGTTCGCCCGTCGCCGCCTTGATCGAATGTTTCGGTCGGCGACCAACACGGCGCATCGAGCCTATAAAGCTTTGATTTTCCGGTTGTTTTGCTCCCTTCGTCTATCGGTTAGGACGCCACCCTTTCACGGTGGAGAGAGCGGTTCGATTCCGCTAGGGAGCGCCATAGCGCGCAAATCCCGAAAATACCTAAACAAAATCAGATTGATATCAGAATAGCGATAATCGTGTTGGACGGTTTGTTGGACGCGCGAAACCGCGCTTTGTTCTTGTCTTGTCCAGCGTGATTTGTCGCGCGATATTGGGCCATGCCCCGCCAGCAAAAAATCACCTTCGGCGAGATGCGCGCGTCCGGTGTCGACCGCGTCCTGATCTATTGCGCGGACCACAAATGCAGCCATTCGATCGAACGCGACGCCGCCCCGTGGCCGAACGATCTGAGGCTTTCCGACATCGAGGACCGCTTCGTCTGCCGGGCCTGCGGCAAACGCGGCGCCGACGTCAGGCCAAACTTTCCGCCGCCAAGCATGGGCACGAACCAATGAAATACGTCGACGAGCGACCCTTCGCGGATCCCGACAAGGCCGCACGTCACCTCCTCGAGATCGCCAACCAGGTCGAACCGGTGCAGGGCCGGATCCACATCGAGAAGATCAATGGACCGTTCCTGTTTCGCGACAAGGGCACGCCGGCGGAATACGGCGCCGGCCTCAAACGCGCGATCGAGAACGGCTGGCTGAAGCTTCACGAATCCGGAACGTTCGTGACGTTCACGCAAGCCGGCGCCGACATGTTCGCGTGATGGCGGAGGGCTGGCAGCGCAAATTCCGCGACGGCCCGATCGACCTCCCTGACGGCCGATCACTGGTGACCCTGAAGGATGCCGGCGACTACATCACGAAACTGCCGAAGAAGGAATCCGCGCTGCCGGTGTGGCAGGCGGCGATCCATGCCCTGATGCTGTGCAGCGAAGGGGCCGACACCATGCTCGCGCGCATCGGAGTGCTGAAGGCGCTGAAACGAAACGAGCCGGATCCGCCGCCGGCGCCGCGGCGCAAGGCGGCGAAGAAGTTCAAGGTTATCCGCTAGAACGGAATATCCGATCGCCAGCTACTGGCATTTCACTTTGGTGCATCGGATCGACGTATACCCACCAGCGCCACTGCTGCCCTGGCCGGCGGCAAAACGAAAAAGCCCGCGGTCGGGGACATCCGACCGCGGGCCAGTCATGGGAGGAAACGCCCGTCGAGAGGGCAGTGGCACCGATTGCGCGATGCCCCTATCCTAGGCGCGATCACTCGGCCGCCGGCGTGAAGTCCAGGTAGAATTTCTGGCCGGGCTCGATGATGCCAAGCAGCGCCGGGTTGGCTATCGTCAGCGTCAGCTCGCCCGAGGGCGAAAATTTCGCATAGGTATTGTCCTCGTCGGAGCCGTCGGCCGGATAGGCCTTGGCCGCGACGGCGTTGCAGGTGATGCGGTCCTGACCGGGAAACCGCTCGACCTTGTTGACCTGCATTTTCGCGCGCATGGTTGCGGACATTTCAGTCTCTCCTTTTTTTGCCGGGAAACCGCCCGGCGCGGATTCGTTTCAGCCCTCGCCGGTCACAATCCAGTAGTCGGATCCGTACAGCGTCGAGCCGAGATAGGCCGCCGGAAAGTAGCAGTCGCCCTTGTCGCCCCAGTCGGCCGCCCAGGAGTTGCGCACGGTGAAGGTGCCGGGCCGCTGGCCGTAGCCGACCACATACATGCAATGGCCGCCGACCGTCGCTTCGTGCTTGGCCGGCATCGGCACCATGCCGGACTTGGCGACATCGTCGCTTTCGAAACTCTCAAACAGCGTGACGCCGATCACCGGCGTGTGGCCCATCGCGATCGCCTGACGCAGCGCCGCGGCGTTGACCTCGACCCGCTGGTAGCTCAAGGCCTTGAACTTTCTGGCGTCGGCATAGACGGCGTCCGACGGCCGATCGCGGTATTTCCTGATCCGGTACGGCCACAGCGTCTCATGGCCGACGCCGCGCTTGTTGGCCGACTTGATGCCGTCACGGATCTCGGCGCCGGCGTCGGAGGCCACCGTGCCCTCGATCGTGCGCTCGTCGAAATAGAGCTGCAGCCGCGACAGCGCGATGTCGCTGCGGCCGGCGGCGATCATTTCATAGCGCAGCGCGCCGGTGATGCCGTGCGCGGTGCAAGAACCGAGCTCGCCCTGGTCCATCACCGCCGGGCAATGCGGCCGTAGGTCGACCGCGGCCGGAATCCGCATCGCCCGCGGCGCCATCATGTGGTCGCGCGGATCCTTGGTGTCACGCCGGCAGCCGTACCAGGCATTGGGTTTGCGTTTCATGATTGATGCTCGTCGATGCCGGAGACCGCCGGCGCGGGAAATCAGTTGGCCAGCATGTCCGCCGAAGCCTTGGCGAAGGCAGAAGACCGCTGGCGCGGCTTGTCTCGCCGGAGCCCGACATGTCCGCCGGAGCGCGAAGGGCGAAGGCGGAAGGGCGAAGGCGGAATTAGAGAAACCAGATCGCAGCGGCGCCGACGGCGATCGCGGCGGCGACCAGCGCCAGGCAGCGCTGCAGATCCGGCGTCGCCGGCCGCCATCGGTCGATCGCGGTTTCGATCGACCAGGCCAGGGCCAAGAACACCACGACCACGATCGCAGTCAGGATCTCCTTGTTCATGGCAAGACCTCGGCCCGCACGCGACCGACGCCGGCGCCGGTCAGGCCGATCGCGCGTGCCGCGCCGGTCGACAGATCCAGAATCCTGCTACGCAGAAACGGTCCGCGATCGTTGACCGTCACGACCACGCTTTGCCCGCGATAGGTGACGCGCAGCCTGGTGCCGAACGGCAGCGAACGGTGCGCGGCCGTCATGGCGTTCTGGTTGAAGCGCTGTCCCGACGCGGTCCGGCTGCCGCTTTCGGTGCCGTAATAGGAGGCCAAACCGGAAAACGCAGCGCCGGAAGATTCCGCCGCGCCCGCCGCGGCCGGCCACAGTGCGACGGCCAGGAAGGCCGCCACCGACAGCCCGATGAAAAGCCAGAACCGCACGAAATCACGCTGCTCGGCCGCGAGCCGTTCGTTCAGCTCGCACTGGTAGTCGCCGGCCCCGGTCATCGGTGGGCCAGACGCGCGCGCGCCGCTTGCGGCGTTCGCGCCACGACGAGCCGAATATGAGGATGATGCCGACGGGCGTGGCGGGCGCCGCCGCCGTGCCGGAAATGCAGCCCCCACTCGCGGCCGCCCTCGTCATAGGAAATATGGACATGCCGCATCCGGGCGTAGTCGACCGAGTAGCCGCCGGGCCAGCCGGCGAGGTGGGCATAGATGCAGGAGGGATCACCGGCCAGGTCGGCCGCCCGCCCCGAGGCATGCAGGCTGATCATCCTGGTGCCGGCAATCAGCGTATGGCGCATGCCCGAGATCAGGCTCGACCGGCAGGCGCCGCGGATCTCGGCGACCTTCGCCGCCAGCGGCGCCACCAGGCCGGCAGCTAAACCGCCGGGCCCGTAGGACGGCCCAGGACGCGCCCGATCGGCGCGGGTCATCCGTATGCCGCTACTCCGTTTTAACGCCTGGGCGGCCCGCACTGAGTCACCCGGCGGCAAAAATCCGACACCGCAAGGCCGCATCGGATCGAGGTTGCTACAGGTCGAGACCTGCGGGCGATGACGGCGCGCCTCGGCCGTTCCGGCATTCAACGCAACCAGGCACAGCGCGAGCGCGCCGGCGAAAGCAATTCGCAGCATGGGGATTCCTCGTTTGGTGGTGAACGGCGCGCCCGAGCAGGCGATGCGAAAGCGACGCCGCAAAGCCTGCGCGAATGCCGCAGCCGGCAAGCGCGAAAGGCGAACGGCGCCAAACAAAAAACGCGCGCTACTTCTTCGGCTTGGTCGCCCGGTCGTGGCGGCGGCGCAGCAGCTTGACGACGCCGGCAAGCTGGCTCGAGATCCCGCCGAGCTGGTCTTTCATCCGCTCGACGTCGGTCTGCATCTGCAGGAAATTCTGCACGAACCACGGACTTTCGACCTCGATCGGCGACGGTTGCGGTGGCGGCGGCGCCTGCGGCTTTTCGCGCAGGCCGGCGCGGATCAGCGGCAGCGCCAGCAGGAAGATGATCAGCGCACCGACCGTCTGCAGCGTGTTCGAGGTCAGGCCGTCATAGATCCGCTCAAGCAGCTTCATCGCGATTCACCAGCACCAGCGCCCGGTACATCGACAACAGCTCGACGATGGTCAGGACGAAATAGACCGGAATGCCTGGTGATGGCGGCCTGCCCGTTTCCGGGATCAGGACGGATAGCGCGATGCACATTTGAAACCAGATCATCGCGCCCGACAGCGCCCCGGCAGCGCGCAGCAGCGGACCCCAGAAGGGCCAGCTGCCATTGGCGAGCAGCGCAGCCAGGCGCGCCGTGCCAGCGATGAAAAATCCCCAGCCGAGCCAGGCCGGTGGCAGCACCTCGAGCAGCCGATGAAAGGCGCTGGCGCCGATCGCGTCGGGCCAGAGCGAGAGCTCGAGCGACAGGCCGAGCATCATCAGCGCCGTGCCGACCTCGGAAAGCCGGTTCTCGAAATGGCCGAGCAGCCGCCGCAGCCAGGCATTGAGCTTTGCATCGATCATCGTGGCGCCTCGCTAGCGGCTGGGTTGCAGCAGCTCGTCGATCGCCGAGCGCGGTTTTTCCGGCGGCTCTGACGGTGATGCCGGCGCGACCGAGGCCGCGGGCACCGGAACGATCGGCACGTCGATCGGCGCGACGGCGCCCTTCGGCCAGGCCCGCCTGACACGCGCCGTCACCCGCTTGACAAAACCCGGCTTCGGCTTGGCAGAAACGATGCTGGGCTTGACAGGCGCCGCGTCGAGCGAGGCCGGACGCGGCGCCGGACGCGGCCAGTTGCAGCCGCCGACGCCGCCCTCGACCTGGCTGTCGATCCAATCCTGGTCATAGGGCCGCTTGCCGAGCACGGCATAGGTCGGCCGTTCGAAGATCTTGCACTCGCCGCCGGCGACCGAGCCAGTCAGCGTCTGCATGCAGCCGCCGAGCAGCGGCGCCAGCGCCAGCAGCACCATAAGCCGGACGTGTCCGGCGTAGCTCGCAGAGCGAAGCCGAGTCATGACCCGCACCGCCCGGTCGCCTGATCCCAAACGCCGTTGCGATCGCGGCAGGACCGCCAGGTCTTCCGCATGTCGGTCGCCCGCTTGATGGCGCCGGCGTCCTCGGCCGCGATATCGCTTAGCGCGCGCGCATAGCCGGCGTGGTAGACCTTGTGATGCCAGACGCCATAGGCGATCGCGAGCGCCGCAACGAGCGCACCGGCCGCGATCAGCTTGGCGACGATGCCGCCGGCCTCGAGCAGCGCCAGCCCTGCTCGGATGTACGTCATGATCATTGTCGCGCTCCCGTTTTGACCTGCTCGGTGATCTTGTTGACGCTGTCGCGGGCGTCGTAAGCGATCCAGGCCAGGCCCGCGGCGCCGAGCAGGATCCACAGCGACACCGGCACCTCGGCGAGATAGCCTCCAACGGTCGACAGCCAGGAGGACGAATCGCCGAGATCGTCCTTGTGGTCGGTGAAGAAATCCCAGGCCGCCGAGATTTTGTCGGAAAGCGCGGTCCAGACCGCAGTGAAGAAGGTCGCGACCGCCGCCCACGCCGCTTTCAGGAAGCTGCGCTTGGCCGGCACCGCTTCCGGCGCCACGGTCGCCACCGTCGAGGCGTCGCCGCTGGCGCGCGCCTCCGAGACCGGCCGCACGAATGGCGGCACCTCGTCCTCGGCGCGCGCGAGCTCGCTGCGCAGATCGTCCTTGACCTCAATGAAGGCGGCAAACGACGCCGGCGGCGCGATGCTCCCGCCGCGATCGTTGATGAACCCGGCGATCGCGCCGGCGGTCATGCCGCCCCACTCGGCGTTGAGCACGCCGGGATTGTAGTTCATCGCCTTGAGCCGCCGCTTGACCGCATAGAGGTCAGCCTCGGCAGCGACATCATCCGCCGCAGGCGTCGGCGCGTCCTCCGTCGCAGACGTTGCGGCGTCGCCGGCATCGTCTGCCGCGTCATCGGCCTGGTCGGCTGCGGCCTGACTGGCGTGCGACGAGGCGCCGTCGTCGCCGGCCACCACCGACATGATCGACGCGATCGCGCTGCCGGCGCCGGCCCATTCGGCGGCGAGACTGGCGCGATCGCGATCATAGACGTTGAGGTCGAGGCCGCGGTTTCCGGCGACCACGCCTGGCACGTTATGCGGCGGCTGGCCGACACCGTCGCCGGTATATTGCCACAGCCAATATTTCGCAAAACCCGTCGGCAGCACCGCGCGCGGGCCGTACTGGCACAGCCACAGCCGATGCGACAGCAGATATTTCCGATCCGCCGCATTGAGCGTTCCGATCGTTTCCTTGAGCCGGTTGCCGGAATAGATCGCGCCCTTGCGCCCAAGTTTCTGCTCGAGCAGCCGCAGGAAGGCGACCGCCTGTTTCGCGGTCATGTTCGACTTCGGATTGTCCTCGAAATCCAGCACCATCAGGGTCGAGCTGTCCGGCGCCGCGCATTTGATGAACCAGTCGACCTGTGCCGCGACGTCGGACCCGTCGTTGAAATGATAGGCGCCCCACAGCATGCCGGCGGCCAACGCCTGCCTGCGCCGCGCCGCGTAGTCGGGGTCGCGGTAGCCGGGACCCTGCGACGACTTGTGGATCACGCCCCAGACCCCGGCGTTGGCCGTGGCGCGGAAATCCTTGACCGTGTTGTGGTGCGAGATATCGATCACGCGCGGCGTCATGGCCATGCCGACCTCCTGTCGATTTTGATTTTTGAATTGGTGCCGTGGCGACCCGTTAGATCATTCAGGTCTTCCCTGCGGCCCGCGCAGGCTTGGATTGGGGGTGTAAGCCTTGATGGTGCCGACGGCCGTCCCGTCCTTGGGACCATTTGGCGGCTTGATCGCCAGCGTCCCGGTGTTGCGGCCGCGCTTCCAGTTGCCGGAGCCCTGCAGCTTTACTTCCGGGTCCTTGCCGACGCGATCGGCGAGCTTGCGCATCCCGGTCGGCTTGCCCGCCTCGGTGACGATGGCACGGCGCGCCTCGAGGCTGGCGAAATCCATCACCGTGTCGGTATAGAACTGGCACTCGCCGAGCTCGACGCGCTTGATGGCGGAGCGGTGCGCATCGGTGGCGGGAAAGCCGAACTTCGCCTTGTCTAACGCGATCGGATTCGGCTTGAAGCGGTAGATCGGCAACGCCTGGTTCGTTGTGACCGTGACGGTGTTGCCGAAGTCATCGTTGCTAACGTCGGTGACGGTGAATGTCGGCTCGGATGCGACATAGAAACCATTGACTGACAGCACCGCGTTCTTGTCGGCATAGCCGTCAGGGTAGTAGGCCGAGAGCTTCTTCCCGGTCAGGTTGACATCGTCGAACATGACAAAAATGCGCGGCGCCGAGGTGGTGCGACTGCCTTGTGTACGGGGCGGAACCGCAGGATCGCGCCGGCCGCCAGTGGTGCCCTTGGTGTTGCACTCCTTGGTAAAGTCATAGGACAGCGCCAGGCAGTGCCAGTGATTGGTCTCCACCACCTGGCCATCGCTATATTCGCCGTTGACTTCCGATAGATCGAACGCGCCCTTAAGGCCATCGCCAACAAGGCGCACCGGCAGCGTGCGGAAGGTTTCCGGGAAGCTGCCCAATACGACCGGCGCATTGGTGCCCGTCTGGTCGTAGCTCGTCGTAATCGTGAACGCGGGAACCAGCGGAAACAAACCGACATGCGCCGGATGCGTATCAGGCTCGTGCGGCCACGAGCCGTCGGTGGAGAAGTCCAGATTAAATCCAATCCGATCCTCGGCGACAGATGCTGAAATGGTGCGCGGCGACGAACCCTCGAACTCCGCGAGGTTGCCGTTCGGCATCCGGATGTTGATCGAAAGCCGCGGCTCCGCCCCGGTGCAATCGATGCCGATATAGGAAGGGTCGATATCCTCCGCGGTTTCGCCGGTCAGAAACCAGTCCCCCGCGGTCCACGCGAACGCCGGGTGGTCGGTGGTGCTATCGTGGAAAGCGTGACCATTGGTCAGGATCCGGTCGCATTGTCTCGGAAATGTGCCAATTGCATGCTGCCGGAATTCATACTTCCTGCGCTTCGAGGTGACGCCCCAGGTATGGATCGGCACAACGCCGAGCAGCTTCGGCAACGGGCCATCGCCGTGATCGATCCAGTCCTGGTATTCTTTTTTCGCGGCGTCGACGCTTTTCTGCGGCACGCGAAACCAGATGACAAGCAACCCACGCTTGGTGTCGGGGACATCGGTCGACAGTTCGATGTCGCTGTTATCCTGAAATTCGACGACGCCGGGATAATTGACGTTGACCAGGCACTGCAGCGGATCGAACTGCCAGGGCGGGTTGAGATCGTCCGCATTATAGGCGATCTTCGGCGCGCGCGTCTGCTCCACCAGATACCGGTTTTCCAGCTGCGTCGTGAACTTCTGGTCGAAGTCGCGGATGGTGAACAACCGCGGGATCGCGATGTCGAGAAACTGGTCCTGATCCTCGCTGTCCTTGATCTTCTGGTAGTTCTTCAGCACCCCGCCTTTTTCGTAGAGTGGGTCGCCGTCGAACGGCGTATCATAATGCGTCACCCGCCGGATGGCGCGCTGCCGCCACACCTCCTTGTTGCGGAAACCGCGGATGATCCGCTGGTCGTCGTCACGGATGACGATCTCGTCGGCGACATCCACCTCCCACCACAACGACGGATTTTGCGGATCGTCGTCCGCCAGGAACACCTTAAGCTTGCCGGTCCTGCGCGCCGGATTGGGCTCGCGCCGCGGGCCGCTGTCGCCGGTCTCTTTCTTGTACCAGTGCAGCTCCGTGGCTGTGCGCTGGAAATCGAAGCCCGCGCCGGTCTCGGTGACCAGGATGTCGATCCGCTCGAAGTCGAGATAGGCGTCAGGCACGTCGACCACGCGGCCGCTCTCGTCGATCGTCTTGCCGATATAGCGGTAGACGTGGGTTTTGCGGGTCTCCGGCTTATCAACCATCGGCTAACGCCTCACATCGCGCCGGTGCGGCAGGTCTCGACCAGATTGGTGCCGTCGCCAACAAAGGAAATCGTGAAGGTCTTGCCGCTCACCGTACCGGTCGCCAATGCTCCGGCCGACTTGAAATTGGCACTCGGCGTGATGTTGTAGCTCGAGGTGCCCGAGGTGAGCACGATCAGCGTGATCTTCGCATTGGCAGGACCGTCGCAGTTGAGCGTGATGTTGCCGGTCGGTGTCACCGTGAAAACATCGCCGAGATCGGGATCGAGGTCGACGGTGCCGGCGGTGCCGAGCGCCGTGACGGTCGGATCGCGCGACTGCAACGCGCTGATGGTGCCGGAAACGTCGGCAAAACCAATGACACGCTCGCCGAGTTCGTCGAGCGCATCGCCGACATTGGTCGAGACCAGGGCGCTGGCGCTCGACGGCGTATAGCTGATCGCGACGGCATCGAAACTGACGGCGGCGACGGCGCTGGCGATCCGCACCTCCAGCGCCTCCAGCGTTTCAGCAACGCTGCCGGCCGGCAGATCGCTGTCGCTGGAGGGCTCAAACGTCACATAGATCGCGTCGAGGAAGCGCCAGCCGCGGTGATAGCTGAGGTCGGACAGCTTCTGCAGCACCTGGCCGAGCTCGCCGCCATCGGGCAGCGCATTGCCGGGGTTCGGCAGCAGGTTGAAATAATAGCTGTGGCCGAGCCCGTCATTGGCGCCCAGGTCGAACACGTCCGGCGCCACATGCGGCCAGATCACAACATAGAGCGACCCGTTATAGGGAAACACGTCGTCGACGCTAAGCGACAACCCGCCGGTATAGATCACCGGGTTGAGCCGCCGGTACGGCATCGTCACGGTAAAGGTGGTGGCATCCGTCAGCGTGATCGTCATCTGGTCGCCGACTGCCGTGATGCTGGCGATCGACACCGCTGCCGGCGGGTCGCCCTCCAGCGTGGTGATGCGCCCGTCGAGATTGTCGATATCGGCGTCGAACTCGTCGGCACTGAGCGGACGGGCGAGATCGCGGCGGCGGGTCAGGACTGGCGGCATAGCGTTGTGCTTCTTTCCCTAAAAAAACGATTCCAGATCAATCGCTCACCGACTCGCCGAACGGCTGGCCGATGACGT
The Bradyrhizobium sp. KBS0727 genome window above contains:
- a CDS encoding DUF3072 domain-containing protein; amino-acid sequence: MTYDRYPDRLQGPMSRGQASTLRSLSIEAYQPKQFSEDLTAEEAARRIDALRQEIELANSF
- a CDS encoding DUF805 domain-containing protein gives rise to the protein MNFAEAISSCFSKYVQFGGRASRSEYWYWTLFVIIATVVANVIDTTLGFGIVGTVVGLGLFLPGLAVSARRLHDIDRTFWWVLLAFTIIGTLVLIYWACQRGTAGPNRFGADPL
- a CDS encoding VOC family protein; this encodes MRYLHTMLRVRNLDVAMKFYRDALGLKEVRRVDNDKGRFTLVFLCAAEDEGLFKAAPQNRGAPLVELTYNWDEEKYGEDRHFGHLAYEVDDIYATCDRLMKAGVTINRPPRDGNMAFVRSPDLHSIELLQKGEPKPPAEPWASMPNTGHW
- a CDS encoding glutathione S-transferase family protein, giving the protein MADNNKQQLTIWGRANSVNVQKVLWCLRELDLGYDRIDAGLHFGKNNEPPYLAMNPNGRVPTLVDGDFVLWESNSVMRYLCMAYGKDSGSGSPIYPKEPKVRASVDRWLDWTLSTLQPVDRPVFWALVRTPPEKRDMVAIQKDADAEAVVWRVVEAQLATRRFIEGDQFTIADIALGAYARRWLGVEGIIKPRLPNLERWFAQFVGRPGFVQFIAPPMT
- a CDS encoding porin → MRKFLLAIVVTTLPALIARAEQPAFPKSGHTAKPSRLLPVKGATSSHSCAAFGAGFVKVEGTDTCVKIGGAVSAGASASMGAR
- a CDS encoding PilZ domain-containing protein; protein product: MAFGTKQRELRKSLHQAGWITLEGGFAARPCVVHDMSSTGAKITIEDPNSLPAKLRLAFSRDARTGRPCEVVWRRGKSVGVRFVR
- a CDS encoding C1 family peptidase; its protein translation is MKRKPNAWYGCRRDTKDPRDHMMAPRAMRIPAAVDLRPHCPAVMDQGELGSCTAHGITGALRYEMIAAGRSDIALSRLQLYFDERTIEGTVASDAGAEIRDGIKSANKRGVGHETLWPYRIRKYRDRPSDAVYADARKFKALSYQRVEVNAAALRQAIAMGHTPVIGVTLFESFESDDVAKSGMVPMPAKHEATVGGHCMYVVGYGQRPGTFTVRNSWAADWGDKGDCYFPAAYLGSTLYGSDYWIVTGEG
- a CDS encoding septal ring lytic transglycosylase RlpA family protein, which encodes MTGAGDYQCELNERLAAEQRDFVRFWLFIGLSVAAFLAVALWPAAAGAAESSGAAFSGLASYYGTESGSRTASGQRFNQNAMTAAHRSLPFGTRLRVTYRGQSVVVTVNDRGPFLRSRILDLSTGAARAIGLTGAGVGRVRAEVLP
- a CDS encoding glycoside hydrolase family 25 protein, whose amino-acid sequence is MAMTPRVIDISHHNTVKDFRATANAGVWGVIHKSSQGPGYRDPDYAARRRQALAAGMLWGAYHFNDGSDVAAQVDWFIKCAAPDSSTLMVLDFEDNPKSNMTAKQAVAFLRLLEQKLGRKGAIYSGNRLKETIGTLNAADRKYLLSHRLWLCQYGPRAVLPTGFAKYWLWQYTGDGVGQPPHNVPGVVAGNRGLDLNVYDRDRASLAAEWAGAGSAIASIMSVVAGDDGASSHASQAAADQADDAADDAGDAATSATEDAPTPAADDVAAEADLYAVKRRLKAMNYNPGVLNAEWGGMTAGAIAGFINDRGGSIAPPASFAAFIEVKDDLRSELARAEDEVPPFVRPVSEARASGDASTVATVAPEAVPAKRSFLKAAWAAVATFFTAVWTALSDKISAAWDFFTDHKDDLGDSSSWLSTVGGYLAEVPVSLWILLGAAGLAWIAYDARDSVNKITEQVKTGARQ